The genomic DNA ACCCGCGGACTCCCTGGCCCGGTGGGGCGGGGAGGAGTTCCTGCTCCTGCTCCCGGAGACCCCGTTGGAGGGAGCGGTGGACCTGGCGGAGCGACTGAGGAGGGAAATCGCCTTGCAGGGCACGGAGCTCGGCTCCATCACCGCGAGCTTCGGGGTCGCGGAGTTCCACTCCAGCGATAACCTGGGAGCTTTGGTGCGCCGGGCGGACGCGGCCCTGTACCGGGCGAAGGAGCGTGGGCGCAACGCGGTGGTGGCGCAACCCGTGGAGTCCGGGGGGTAGCCCGCTACCCGGGCCTGCGCTGCAGAAGCCAGATGCAGTTTCCGTCCGGATCCCGCAGGCAGGCGGCCCGGGCGCCCCATGGGTAGTCCTGAGGGAGCCGCTCGATGGAGACTCCGAGATCCTGGAGGGCGGCACAGACAGCGTCCACGTCGTCCCCCCGGAAGCTCAGGTGATCCAGCCCCAGGGGGTTCCCCTTGAGATCGAAGGAACGGAGGGGTGCAGGAGGAGCATCCGTGCGGAACAGGTACAGGGCCACTCCCTGTGCCCGGAGGCAGGCGGAATCCTCCGTAACGTAGTCGGGCTCGAATCCCAGCATCCGGTAGAAGGAGACCGCCCGTTGCAGGTCGGAGACCGCCACACCCACGTTGTCCAGACCCAGAATCACGGGATCCTCCCGAACGGTGTAGGCTTCGACCCCCCTCAGGATACCACCCTGGT from Armatimonadota bacterium includes the following:
- a CDS encoding VOC family protein, whose product is MILGLDNVGVAVSDLQRAVSFYRMLGFEPDYVTEDSACLRAQGVALYLFRTDAPPAPLRSFDLKGNPLGLDHLSFRGDDVDAVCAALQDLGVSIERLPQDYPWGARAACLRDPDGNCIWLLQRRPG